In a single window of the Leptospira sanjuanensis genome:
- a CDS encoding RNA polymerase sigma factor: MNLSKDKTLDLVSRCGDGEEEALKQFFEIYSEDIYNFPMKIFHLSEDDAGDFFIYAFERLKTGSRFGSFKGKSSFRTWFYSVLRNMLIDWQRTKRELKVTNLGKISKEGKEYATIEDEPDNRPEMQEEATELSDRFNQALQEIGVDKRVIFKLSYIYYLNLNEDEVQYLLEKTGLSTDALKEKILQLRSELSNREEENIRMEDKITSLYLNILDLKEKQQNTAKIAPILPMEVDKTSHALKKKYEQRKKLLEKKKKGHFLARTPYREVADLIGISEGNVSVTLLRLIEKIQKKLDFSDLDF; encoded by the coding sequence ATGAATTTGTCAAAAGATAAAACCCTGGATCTGGTTTCTCGCTGTGGAGACGGAGAAGAAGAAGCTCTTAAACAATTCTTCGAAATCTATTCGGAAGACATCTACAATTTCCCGATGAAGATCTTTCATCTGAGCGAAGACGACGCGGGTGATTTTTTTATCTATGCGTTCGAAAGGCTGAAAACCGGTTCCCGTTTCGGCAGCTTTAAGGGAAAATCCAGTTTCAGAACGTGGTTTTATTCGGTCCTCAGAAACATGCTGATCGATTGGCAAAGAACCAAACGCGAACTCAAGGTCACCAATTTAGGGAAGATCAGCAAAGAAGGGAAAGAATACGCCACCATCGAGGACGAACCCGACAACCGACCTGAAATGCAGGAAGAAGCGACCGAACTTTCCGATCGATTCAACCAAGCCTTGCAGGAAATCGGAGTCGATAAACGGGTTATTTTCAAACTCTCTTATATTTATTATCTCAACTTAAACGAAGACGAAGTTCAATATCTTTTGGAAAAAACGGGATTATCCACGGATGCGCTGAAAGAAAAAATTCTTCAGTTGCGGTCGGAACTTTCCAATCGGGAAGAAGAGAATATAAGAATGGAAGACAAAATTACGTCTCTTTATTTGAACATTCTCGACTTAAAAGAAAAACAACAGAACACCGCGAAAATCGCACCGATTCTCCCGATGGAAGTGGATAAAACGTCTCATGCTTTAAAGAAAAAATACGAACAACGCAAGAAGCTCTTGGAAAAGAAGAAGAAAGGTCATTTTCTCGCACGAACCCCTTACCGCGAAGTCGCAGACCTGATCGGGATTTCGGAAGGAAACGTAAGTGTGACGCTTCTACGTTTAATTGAAAAAATTCAGAAAAAGCTAGATTTTAGTGATTTGGATTTTTAA
- a CDS encoding CHAT domain-containing protein, producing MLNLIIDRVGTVNVFNILDTSGSGSESHLQSTIDEDLILEYIKEIENLVRVSNAVNSKGMSHKTLETEILHELKILGETFYDQFFPAPIQEKLRLTTEKYLHLNMDPKLGVIPWELLHDGTCFLSDKFFIGKTVRGESSQSTFKEKEKLRMLIIADPTEDLEWAQKEGEQLFKVLSEKVSPSRLEIEFIGGKQVTKLKLLSLIKGKNIIHYSGHLYFSDDPLENGWLISEGKILKAREIKNSGFNTDLVFSNSCQSNSNASRTLNSDLMNNFAGAFLMSGIKSFIGTNWEIIDNQNTIDFTIQFYTYLFSDRSIGESLFLAKEYARRIFDTNDLTWTNYSLHGIPNQQVMMDPTKGKPIQKIINPSLINKFYPSNIASSYSNFIQKQKEERETSFELIQSLIFSFEEFSKIVGGIIFSDHQHHSLGKYIPNNPDDAVEVKKWWELIYQCLADFRKLEISPLISNIQEVLQVNKDTIQKMIQWIDLYRRGQILRDSADGYLISFQYYYENLLMELEELEKTSIFLVSTNSNNHLFFRGIKPETSLVVAPVVKQDYIGEQIEKFRGKVIVFNENRMTIVPMLCSVIENPETKDLELSFPGFKSEKNSIQNL from the coding sequence ATGCTGAACCTGATTATCGATAGAGTCGGAACCGTAAACGTATTCAATATCCTAGATACGTCCGGAAGCGGATCGGAATCCCATCTACAGTCGACAATCGACGAAGACCTCATTCTAGAGTATATTAAAGAAATCGAAAATTTGGTTCGTGTTTCCAATGCGGTCAATTCCAAAGGAATGAGCCACAAAACCCTTGAGACAGAAATTCTTCACGAGCTGAAAATCCTCGGTGAAACGTTTTACGATCAATTTTTTCCCGCTCCGATTCAGGAGAAACTCAGACTTACCACGGAGAAATATCTCCATTTAAACATGGATCCGAAACTCGGAGTGATTCCGTGGGAACTACTACACGACGGAACGTGCTTTTTGTCGGATAAATTTTTTATCGGAAAAACCGTCCGTGGAGAATCCAGTCAAAGTACCTTTAAAGAAAAAGAAAAATTGAGAATGCTCATCATCGCCGATCCGACGGAGGATTTGGAATGGGCCCAAAAAGAAGGGGAACAGCTTTTCAAAGTATTGAGCGAGAAAGTTTCTCCGTCCCGCTTGGAAATCGAGTTCATCGGAGGAAAGCAAGTAACAAAGCTGAAACTTCTTTCCTTGATTAAGGGAAAGAATATCATTCACTACTCCGGACATCTTTACTTTTCCGACGATCCTCTGGAAAACGGATGGCTGATTTCGGAAGGCAAAATTCTCAAAGCGAGAGAAATCAAAAACTCAGGCTTTAACACCGATTTGGTGTTTTCCAATTCATGTCAGTCCAACTCGAACGCGTCCAGAACTCTTAACTCGGATTTGATGAACAATTTCGCCGGAGCGTTCTTGATGTCCGGGATCAAAAGTTTCATCGGAACCAACTGGGAAATCATCGACAATCAGAACACGATCGATTTCACGATTCAGTTTTATACGTATCTATTCAGCGATCGAAGCATCGGGGAATCTCTCTTCTTGGCAAAAGAATACGCCAGAAGAATTTTCGATACGAACGACTTGACTTGGACAAATTATTCCCTGCACGGAATTCCAAATCAACAAGTGATGATGGACCCGACCAAAGGAAAACCGATTCAAAAGATCATCAACCCGTCTCTGATCAACAAATTCTATCCTTCGAACATCGCCTCTTCCTATTCGAACTTTATCCAAAAACAAAAGGAAGAAAGGGAAACATCGTTCGAACTGATTCAGTCCCTGATTTTTTCATTCGAAGAATTTTCCAAGATCGTGGGCGGAATCATTTTCAGCGATCACCAACATCATTCTTTGGGAAAATACATTCCGAACAATCCGGACGACGCGGTGGAAGTCAAAAAGTGGTGGGAGCTTATCTACCAGTGTCTCGCCGACTTTCGAAAATTGGAGATCAGCCCGTTGATCAGCAATATTCAGGAAGTGTTGCAGGTGAACAAGGATACGATTCAAAAAATGATTCAATGGATCGACCTTTACAGAAGAGGACAGATTCTCCGCGATTCGGCTGACGGTTATCTGATCTCCTTTCAGTATTATTACGAAAATCTTTTGATGGAATTGGAAGAATTGGAAAAAACGAGTATCTTTCTCGTTTCCACCAATTCGAATAATCATCTCTTTTTTCGGGGCATCAAACCGGAAACTTCTCTCGTTGTAGCGCCCGTCGTCAAACAGGATTACATCGGAGAACAGATCGAAAAATTCCGCGGCAAAGTGATCGTGTTCAACGAAAACCGAATGACGATTGTACCGATGCTCTGCAGCGTAATCGAAAATCCCGAAACGAAGGATTTAGAACTTAGTTTTCCGGGCTTTAAATCGGAAAAAAACTCCATTCAAAATCTTTAA
- a CDS encoding phasin-related domain-containing protein yields the protein MEKEIKEALNFAIGAAKSLREQADSILLKVEKEFKELASKGAQDQSEVANNLRKYIEDALHSVEGVAGQVNSKVEEVKSKVGQGVSSAKATLNGSSKAKADSTTKQ from the coding sequence ATGGAAAAAGAAATCAAGGAAGCGCTTAACTTTGCGATTGGAGCTGCGAAATCTCTCCGCGAGCAAGCTGACAGCATTCTCCTGAAAGTTGAAAAAGAATTTAAGGAACTTGCATCCAAAGGAGCTCAAGATCAATCCGAGGTTGCCAACAACCTTAGAAAGTATATCGAAGACGCTCTTCACTCGGTGGAAGGTGTTGCAGGTCAAGTCAACTCGAAGGTAGAGGAAGTAAAATCTAAAGTTGGCCAAGGCGTTTCATCTGCAAAAGCGACTTTGAACGGATCTTCAAAAGCTAAAGCAGACTCTACCACTAAACAATAA
- the pckA gene encoding phosphoenolpyruvate carboxykinase (ATP), translated as MQAQTQVKGLKELGIEPSEIFHNLSYDEIYEHEKKNGETVLSSNGTMMVDTGIFTGRSPKDKYFVDEPSSNGNIWWSHINFKVSEAIFDELYKKCVNYLSHKKLYVFDGYAGANPETRVSLRVVSEKAWQHHFCTNMFLRPTKEELAGLDPEFTIINACGIKNENFKQHGMNSEVFVIFHLAKKICIIGGTEYGGEMKKGIFSVMNYKLPLQGILSMHCSANVGKDGDTALFFGLSGTGKTTLSTDPNRKLIGDDEHGWDDNGIFNIEGGCYAKVINLDPKTEPDIYEAIRKDALLENVVYDPQTKVVDYSSAAKTENTRVSYPIFHINNIQVPSKGGHPKTIIFLTYDAFGVLPPVSKLSIEQAMYHFLSGYTAKVAGTERGIKEPTATFSACFGAAFMTLHPTKYAKLLGEKMKKHNVRAYLMNTGLVGGSYGVGKRMNLPSTRKIIDEILNGNIEKSEFVTHPIFQVSYPKTIDGVDSAILDPREAWADKAAYDETAKKLGEMFIKNFKQYAEGSKDFDFTAFGPKV; from the coding sequence ATGCAGGCCCAGACTCAGGTAAAAGGCTTGAAGGAACTCGGAATCGAACCTTCTGAAATTTTCCATAACCTTTCCTATGACGAAATTTATGAGCACGAGAAAAAAAACGGAGAAACCGTACTTTCCAGCAACGGAACGATGATGGTAGACACCGGAATTTTCACCGGTAGATCGCCGAAAGACAAGTATTTCGTAGATGAACCTTCCTCGAACGGAAACATTTGGTGGAGCCACATCAATTTCAAAGTATCCGAAGCGATCTTTGACGAGCTTTATAAGAAATGTGTGAACTATCTGAGTCACAAAAAACTCTACGTTTTCGACGGTTATGCGGGAGCAAATCCTGAGACAAGAGTAAGCCTGCGCGTGGTTTCCGAAAAAGCTTGGCAACACCACTTTTGCACGAACATGTTCCTTCGTCCTACTAAGGAAGAATTGGCGGGTCTCGATCCTGAATTCACGATCATCAACGCTTGCGGAATCAAAAACGAGAACTTCAAACAACACGGAATGAATTCCGAAGTGTTCGTAATCTTCCACCTCGCTAAGAAAATTTGTATCATCGGTGGAACCGAATATGGCGGAGAAATGAAAAAAGGTATTTTCTCCGTTATGAACTACAAACTTCCGTTACAGGGAATTCTTAGTATGCACTGTTCCGCGAACGTAGGTAAAGACGGGGACACCGCTCTTTTCTTCGGTCTTTCCGGAACCGGTAAAACGACGCTTTCCACCGACCCGAACCGTAAACTGATCGGAGACGACGAGCACGGTTGGGACGACAACGGAATCTTCAATATTGAAGGCGGCTGTTACGCTAAGGTGATCAACTTAGATCCGAAAACCGAGCCGGACATTTACGAAGCGATTCGTAAAGACGCTCTTCTCGAGAACGTGGTCTACGATCCTCAAACGAAAGTTGTGGATTATTCTTCCGCCGCCAAAACCGAGAACACTCGCGTATCGTATCCGATTTTCCACATCAATAACATTCAGGTTCCTTCCAAGGGTGGACATCCGAAAACCATTATCTTCTTAACGTATGATGCGTTCGGAGTTCTTCCACCGGTTTCCAAACTGAGCATCGAACAAGCGATGTATCACTTCCTTTCCGGTTATACCGCGAAAGTTGCGGGAACGGAAAGAGGAATTAAAGAACCGACCGCTACTTTCTCTGCGTGTTTCGGAGCGGCGTTCATGACTCTTCACCCGACTAAGTATGCAAAGTTGCTCGGTGAAAAAATGAAGAAGCACAACGTAAGAGCGTATCTGATGAACACCGGTCTTGTCGGTGGATCTTACGGTGTTGGAAAACGTATGAACCTTCCTTCTACTCGTAAAATCATCGACGAAATTTTGAACGGAAACATCGAGAAGTCCGAGTTCGTAACTCACCCGATCTTCCAAGTTTCTTATCCGAAGACGATTGACGGTGTCGATAGCGCTATCCTGGATCCAAGAGAAGCTTGGGCTGATAAAGCAGCTTACGACGAAACCGCTAAGAAGTTAGGGGAGATGTTCATTAAGAACTTTAAGCAATATGCGGAAGGTTCTAAAGACTTCGACTTTACCGCTTTCGGTCCTAAAGTTTAA
- a CDS encoding PIN/TRAM domain-containing protein gives MIHFYKVLTSLFLSGITFAVTHKQAGDLYLAGSIAGVVLVVSLILLYGESSLFPKLKADVLFCAGLGALLGLAIAWFVGEVVHFTELNVALYFLFALFGVLAGISFAKEPGLGIFGGGGGQGNGFGVGIEKEEVRDKILDTSVVIDGRILDIADTHFLDGPLILPNFVLREIQLISDSSDPIKRARGRRGLEMLNKLQRKGSIEVKITYKDYSDTREVDAKLIKLARDTGGKIVTNDFNLNKVAELQGVKVLNLNTLANALKPVVLPGEELGIQVIKEGKDENQGIGYLEDGTMVVIENGGHLVGKEVKVTVTSIIQTAAGKMIFTKANPNGAGEKGNRQPHSP, from the coding sequence ATGATTCATTTCTATAAAGTACTCACGTCTCTATTCCTATCCGGAATTACATTTGCCGTAACCCACAAGCAAGCCGGAGACCTTTATTTAGCCGGTTCTATTGCCGGAGTCGTTCTCGTAGTTTCCCTAATTCTTCTTTATGGAGAATCCAGTCTTTTCCCAAAACTCAAAGCAGACGTTCTTTTTTGTGCCGGACTCGGCGCTCTACTCGGACTTGCAATCGCTTGGTTTGTGGGAGAAGTCGTTCACTTTACCGAATTGAATGTGGCGCTTTACTTTTTGTTCGCGCTGTTCGGAGTTCTTGCGGGTATTTCCTTTGCAAAAGAACCCGGTCTCGGAATTTTCGGAGGCGGTGGAGGTCAGGGCAACGGCTTCGGAGTTGGCATTGAAAAGGAAGAAGTAAGAGACAAAATTCTGGATACTTCGGTCGTGATCGACGGAAGAATTTTGGACATCGCAGATACGCACTTCTTGGACGGCCCGCTGATTCTTCCTAACTTCGTATTGAGAGAGATCCAGCTCATTAGTGATTCTTCCGATCCGATCAAAAGAGCGAGAGGAAGAAGAGGTCTGGAGATGTTGAACAAACTTCAACGTAAAGGATCGATCGAAGTTAAAATCACGTATAAGGATTATTCCGACACCCGCGAAGTCGATGCGAAGTTGATCAAGTTAGCGAGGGATACCGGCGGTAAAATCGTAACCAACGATTTCAACTTGAATAAAGTTGCCGAACTTCAGGGAGTTAAGGTTCTAAACCTGAACACTCTTGCAAACGCACTGAAACCCGTGGTTCTTCCCGGAGAAGAACTTGGAATTCAGGTGATCAAAGAAGGAAAGGACGAGAATCAAGGAATCGGTTATCTCGAAGACGGAACGATGGTGGTGATCGAAAACGGCGGTCATCTCGTCGGAAAAGAAGTCAAGGTGACAGTAACTTCGATCATCCAGACGGCAGCCGGAAAGATGATTTTCACGAAAGCCAATCCGAACGGGGCGGGAGAGAAGGGAAATCGCCAGCCGCATTCCCCTTGA
- a CDS encoding CarD family transcriptional regulator, giving the protein MAAKKKNSEIEHKVGDYVVYPIHGVGEILEISKKNILGKKKDCYVLEIQGSKMKVMIPVDKAEQVRIRPIIDKKEIKKVIALLKKDEVDTEEDWKIRYQNNLNKIKSGSIYEVGEVCRNLFRRANGKELSIMERKLYESAYNLVKMEVALSKGVTQEEAGNLVSDVLASTLSPSERKAEEEE; this is encoded by the coding sequence TTGGCTGCCAAAAAGAAAAATTCCGAAATCGAACACAAGGTAGGCGACTACGTAGTCTATCCCATCCATGGAGTTGGGGAAATTCTCGAAATCTCCAAAAAGAACATCCTTGGTAAAAAGAAGGATTGCTACGTTCTCGAAATCCAGGGTAGTAAGATGAAGGTTATGATACCTGTTGATAAAGCAGAACAGGTTCGAATCCGCCCTATCATCGATAAAAAAGAGATCAAGAAAGTCATCGCACTCCTGAAAAAGGACGAAGTCGATACCGAAGAAGACTGGAAGATCCGCTACCAAAATAACCTCAACAAGATCAAGTCCGGATCGATTTATGAGGTCGGAGAAGTCTGCAGAAACCTATTTCGTAGAGCGAATGGAAAGGAACTTTCCATAATGGAAAGAAAGCTTTACGAAAGCGCTTATAATCTTGTGAAAATGGAAGTTGCATTGAGCAAAGGTGTTACGCAAGAAGAAGCGGGGAACCTCGTGTCCGACGTTTTAGCGAGCACTCTCTCTCCTAGTGAAAGAAAGGCCGAAGAAGAAGAGTAA